TTATGTTACTGTAagtggtttaggatagtggtttaggatagtggtGTAGGCTAGtgatttttgttaatggttttttataGCGGTTTATTTAAGTGTTAGAGGTGTAAGGAAGTGGTTTAGGCCAGTAGTTTTCTTTAGTGGTATTTGAAATTGTTTTTTGTAAGCGGTTTGTGTTAATGGTTTTGGATGGTGGTTCTAGCGATGGTTAGCGGTTTGGGTCGGGGTTTTTTGTAAGCGGTTTGTGTTAGCGGTTTTGGATGGTGgtttttgttgatggtttttTTTAGCGGTTTATATTAGTGTAAGCGGTTTAAGCAAGCGGTTTATGCCAGTGAGCGGTTTGTGTATAAAATGTTGGTCGTTTGTTTCATATATCTTTTACTCATCACGATTTATTTTCTGGTTCCATATGAAATATGTTGTACATGTTAGTGGTTTGTGCATCGGTTCTAATTATGTGGTTTATGTACTGGCCAGCCTCGTCGTTGCATATCCAGCATTAGGCGGCAGCAGGGGATGCGTCTTGATGAGagatacgttccgtacttgcagatggccggattgtaccatcttgcgagactgaaCGACAGATGGTTCCGACTAGATGAGCCCCTAGTCAGCGCATTCGTCGAGAGGTGGCGGCCTAAGACGCACACCTTCCACATGCCGTTTGGAGAGTGCACCATCACGCTTCAGGACGTCGCATACCAGCTGGGGTTGCCAGTCGACGGAGATTACGTTAGTGGTTGCCTGACAGACTTCCACCTTTACATTGAGGGTGGTCGACCTGCTTGGCAGTGGTTCCATGAGTTGCTCGGTGTTTTACCTCCCGAGAACCAGGTGCAGAAATTCGCAGTCAACTGCACCTGGTTTCAGGAGACATTTGCGGAGTGTCCAGACGGGGCTGATGAGGAGACGGTTAGGCGCTTTGCCCGGGCCTATATCATGATGTTATTGGGCACGcagctgtttgccgacaagtccggcaaTCGTATACACATCAGATGGCTACCTTATGTTGCTCAGCTTGAGGAGATGGGTCGCTACAGTTGGGGGTCGGCGGCACTAGCGTGGTTGTACAGGTGCATGTGCCGAGTCGCCAACAGACATGTGGTGAAGTTAGCTGGCCCTTTACAGTTACTACAGTCTTGGATCTTCTGGAGGTTTCCCACTCTTAGACCATCTGGGTATGAGGAGATTAGCTGGCCCCTTGCCTCGAGGTACCGTTATTGTTTTGTACTGtatatttttttggtattttttttcgaTTATGCAACCAATTTATATGTTTCTCGTACGCAGATGGTCTGGTTACAATCTTGGGATTAGCAACAAGGGACCTCGGGTACAGATGGCTCGCATGAAGATCGACTTGTTACAGCCTCGGCAGGTAAGTACGCAGAACAGAAACATTGGGTATGAATAACAACTTTCATTACACATAGGAAACAACTTAGTTCCAGACAAGTGCtaatacacattaaaaaaaaaaacaactacaAGACAAGtgctaatacaaaaaaaaaacagttagACGACAAGAGCCAATACATTAACAAATAAAAAGAGACAAACCAAATCTCCTACTGATTTCCAGCAGTCCCGCTGGGGCCTGCGGCTTGTGGACAACTACGCTTGGTGTGACCTGGCTGCCTGCAGAGGCCACATCTCTTTGGCCGGTTCGGATCTACTTCATCCATGTTGGTGCGAATTCTTGTGGATCTAGGACGACCCTCCCTCGCACGCCTCATACTCGGATCCGGTATAACGGTAGGCCCGGCATAaggtggccagaaaccctccggAATGGGAGGTGTAAATCCCATCTGATAGACACCGAAAACGGAACTAAGGCGGTAGACCTCGTGGACGT
This region of Arachis hypogaea cultivar Tifrunner chromosome 8, arahy.Tifrunner.gnm2.J5K5, whole genome shotgun sequence genomic DNA includes:
- the LOC112705479 gene encoding protein MAIN-LIKE 1-like, whose translation is MPFGECTITLQDVAYQLGLPVDGDYVSGCLTDFHLYIEGGRPAWQWFHELLGVLPPENQVQKFAVNCTWFQETFAECPDGADEETVRRFARAYIMMLLGTQLFADKSGNRIHIRWLPYVAQLEEMGRYSWGSAALAWLYRCMCRVANRHVVKLAGPLQLLQSWIFWRFPTLRPSGYEEISWPLASRWSGYNLGISNKGPRVQMARMKIDLLQPRQETT